The Theobroma cacao cultivar B97-61/B2 chromosome 2, Criollo_cocoa_genome_V2, whole genome shotgun sequence genome includes the window TTTTTCATAAATTCACTCTTAATAGTTtctcaaatcaatccaaaatTTCTTCTATAATTTACAATATCTCAATTTACATATAATAATGATTCACaactataataaaaaataaaagcatatATTTGACAGGATTAAGTTCCTCTCcattttttatcttatataatttaatttaaaattatattattaaaaaattacaacaaTTAAACCAAAACTTTGACATGATTAATTATATGATTCAAATTAAGTCAAAaatgaataacaaaaataattagtattattatataaataataaaaattttacaagcaaaatttcaatcaaacttATATTCAAAAGTATTCATCTCACTTGGAGATTAAACAATTCTCCAACAAGCCTAACCAAGTCCTTGGCAGAGCTTCCCCCGTTAGTTACACCTCCCAATGCCTCATCTTTCAACCCTTTAGCTCGCTCTTTCATTCGTCCCCCATCACTCATTGACTCACTAACGACGCGACCTAACTCAGTGGAGTCTGGAACCGCGTCAGCCCCCTCGCACACCCGAACGCCCATGCCTATATCTTCTACCAAGAGCCTGGCGTTCACAAATTGGTCAGCCTCCATGGGCCAAGCCAATACCACGACCCCACCCGCTATTCCTTCCAACACCGAGTTCCACCCACAGTGGCTCAGAAACCCACCCACTGCTCTGTGACTCAGTATCAACACCTGCGGGGCCCACTCCCTTATCACCAGGCCCCGACCCACCACCCGCTCCTCAAACCCATCGGGAAGAACCCCAAACCCCTCATCCTGCTGTCGGGTCGTACCCGTTTTCACCACCCATAGAAAACGGGTACCACTCTTTTCAAGTCCAACAGCCAAAGCTTCCATTTGCTCCCTTCTCAACAGCTTCTGACTCCCAAAGCAAACATAAAGAACAGAACTTTCTCGGCATGCATCAAGCCAAGTAAGTACCCGGTCATTCGCGTCAGAACCCGAACCCGCATTCCCCCGACCGAAATAATCCGGACCCGCCAAATTTAGTGGGCCGACCCCAAAAATCCGATCATGACccaattttttcttcaaataatCCATGTACTCACCTTCCAAGGCATCAAAGGAATTAAAAACGCACCCCCAACTTCTTGTATTTGCGATCTTGCCATCCTTGACAGGCTCCCAGTTGGGATCAGATTTTTGATACAACCGAAACAATGAAGGCAAATGATCGGCTTTGAAAACATGGGAACCAGGCAAAGAACAAAGCTCGATCTCGTCCAAAGGCTTACACCTTTCAACGTCGTTCCATATATAATCATCGATGGAAGCAAAAAAGGCACCGGACGGGAAAAAAGCGAGCCTGGATATGTTCAAGCGGAGGGCAAGATGATAAGTCCAACCAAGGAAGAAATCGGAGATGATGGCGACGGGAGGGTTGGGGTGAGAAGTGAACCAGTGGAGTAAAGGGTCGTAGAGTTTGAAAAGGGAGGTCAACATGGCGAGGTTACCGGAGTGGCCGAGGTCTTTGACGTGCTCGATGCCGGGGGGGATGGAAGGGTGAGAAGGGAAAGGGAGGATGAGGGGGGTGATGGTGGAAGGGTGGGTGGAGAGGAGGGAGGAGAGGTAGGGGAGGTTTTTGGGGGTGATTAGGATGGTTATGGTTAGGCCGTGGAGAGAGAGGTGGTGAGTGAGGTCGAGAAGAGGGAGCATGTGGCCTTGGGCTGGGTAGGGGAATACCAGGATGTGGGTGTTGGTGTCGGTGGTTGTCATGTTGGTTGACGCTAATGTAAGAGCCGATAGAGAGGAAGACGAGCTCGAGATGCGCCTTGTTCCTGTCTTGTAGTCTTTCACGCTTGGGTGTTGTCGTGTTGACCCTTGGTACTCATTTACGTTGTCCAGTATGTTTTTGCACAATTAAATGTTCTTT containing:
- the LOC18610156 gene encoding UDP-glycosyltransferase 89A2 produces the protein MTTTDTNTHILVFPYPAQGHMLPLLDLTHHLSLHGLTITILITPKNLPYLSSLLSTHPSTITPLILPFPSHPSIPPGIEHVKDLGHSGNLAMLTSLFKLYDPLLHWFTSHPNPPVAIISDFFLGWTYHLALRLNISRLAFFPSGAFFASIDDYIWNDVERCKPLDEIELCSLPGSHVFKADHLPSLFRLYQKSDPNWEPVKDGKIANTRSWGCVFNSFDALEGEYMDYLKKKLGHDRIFGVGPLNLAGPDYFGRGNAGSGSDANDRVLTWLDACRESSVLYVCFGSQKLLRREQMEALAVGLEKSGTRFLWVVKTGTTRQQDEGFGVLPDGFEERVVGRGLVIREWAPQVLILSHRAVGGFLSHCGWNSVLEGIAGGVVVLAWPMEADQFVNARLLVEDIGMGVRVCEGADAVPDSTELGRVVSESMSDGGRMKERAKGLKDEALGGVTNGGSSAKDLVRLVGELFNLQVR